Proteins encoded in a region of the Triticum dicoccoides isolate Atlit2015 ecotype Zavitan chromosome 3A, WEW_v2.0, whole genome shotgun sequence genome:
- the LOC119268798 gene encoding D-glycerate 3-kinase, chloroplastic-like: MTPLHAAPPPLSASAAVSSSAPPPLLAKAYHPKAAALCSLTVTAATPSRKAFLACPDHGPAGGRSLTPARGAPASSPALISAVKDLYEFICSGPLVDRIGYTREKIAESIDRWLWCGSQVSRLFRIDELRLTDAEKSRIYHFYIPVFLWCEDQVADHRSKYNDGDEIPPLVIGVSAPQGSGKTTLVFALDYLFRVSGRNSATLSIDDFYLTAAEQGKLRETHAGNALLEFRGNAGSHDLQFSIDTLESLIKLTKEGTKMKLPRYDKSAFGGRGDRADPSTWPEVEGPTEVVLFEGWMLGFKPLPNEVVTAVDPQLEVVNKNLEAYYDAWDRFIESWIVIKIKEPNCVFQWRLQAEVAMRADGKAGMSDEEVMDFVSRYLPAYHAYLPTLYKEGPNGAKKDHLLVIDIDEERTPISGS, translated from the exons ATGACGCCGctccacgccgccccgccgccgctctccgCGTCGGCCGCGGTCTCCTCATCCGCGCCACCTCCCCTCCTCGCCAAAGCTTACCATCCCAAGGCCGCGGCCCTTTGCTCACTCACCGTGACCGCCGCCACCCCATCAAGAAAAG CTTTTCTCGCATGCCCGGATCACGGCCCGGCGGGCGGGCGGTCGCTGACGCCGGCGCGCGGCGCTCCCGCCTCGTCCCCGGCGCTCATCTCGGCCGTCAAGGACCTGTACGAGTTCATCTGCAGCGGGCCGCTGGTGGACAGGATCGGCTACACCCGGGAGAAGATCGCCGAGTCCATCGACCGGTGGCTGTGGTGCGGCTCGCAGGTGAGCCGGTTGTTCCGCATCGACGAGCTCCGGCTGACGGACGCCGAGAAGTCGCGGATATACCACTTCTACATACCCGTCTTTCTCTGGTGCGAGGACCAGGTCGCCGACCACAGGTCCAAGTACAACGACGGCGACGAGATCCCGCCATTAGTG ATTGGAGTCAGCGCTCCCCAAGGCAGCGGGAAGACAACTCTTGTTTTCGCTCTTGATTACCTTTTTCGGGTTTCTGGTAG GAATTCTGCCACATTGTCTATCGATGACTTCTATTTGACTGCAGCAGAacag GGTAAACTGAGGGAAACACATGCTGGAAATGCTCTTTTAGAG TTTCGTGGAAATGCCGGAAGCCACGATCTCCAATTCTCAATTGACACACTTGAGTCACTGATCAAACTGACAAAGGAAG GTACGAAGATGAAGCTTCCACGGTATGACAAG TCCGCTTTTGGTGGAAGAGGTGACCGGGCTGACCCTTCGACATGGCCAGAGGTTGAAGGGCCCACAGAG GTTGTTCTCTTTGAAGGATGGATGCTTGGGTTTAAACCTCTTCCAAATGAAGTTGTAACAGCAGTGGATCCTCAG CTTGAGGTGGTTAATAAGAACTTAGAAGCATACTATGACGCGTGGGACAGATTCATTGAGTCATGGATTGTCATAAAAATTAAGGAGCCTAACTGTGTGTTTCAGTGGAGACTACAG GCAGAGGTAGCTATGAGAGCTGATGGTAAAGCAGGAATGTCTGACGAGGAG GTTATGGATTTTGTATCGCGCTACCTACCAGCATACCATGCGTATTTGCCCACGCTATATAAAGAAGGACCAAATGGCGCGAAGAAAGACCATCTGCTGGTCATTGACATAGACGAAGAGAGGACTCCTATCTCTGGTAGTTGA